Proteins found in one Prochlorothrix hollandica PCC 9006 = CALU 1027 genomic segment:
- a CDS encoding pyroglutamyl-peptidase I family protein: protein MKPPSLLLTSFDVWLAHHITNSSDDLLEHLHHTQGLPPQCHLLRRLPVAVAPALAQVQAAILAHRPRWVVCCGMAESRSRLELERQGVRGDRVLHTSLDLLRLSQGLAHTAISDDAGRFVCNDLYFSVLDWLQRDGLATQGLFVHVPPLTAETRSAIVGDFRTVLDRLARGADDGG from the coding sequence ATGAAACCCCCCTCGCTGTTGCTGACCTCCTTCGATGTCTGGTTGGCCCACCACATCACCAATAGTTCCGATGATTTGCTGGAGCATCTGCACCACACCCAGGGATTGCCGCCCCAGTGCCATCTGCTGCGCCGGTTGCCGGTGGCGGTGGCTCCAGCCTTGGCCCAGGTGCAAGCTGCTATCCTGGCCCATCGCCCTCGCTGGGTTGTGTGCTGTGGTATGGCGGAATCCCGATCGCGGCTAGAACTGGAACGCCAAGGGGTGCGGGGCGATCGGGTGCTGCACACCAGCCTGGATCTGCTCCGTCTCAGCCAGGGTCTAGCCCACACGGCCATTAGTGACGATGCAGGCCGCTTTGTTTGCAATGATCTCTATTTTTCGGTTTTAGATTGGTTACAGCGGGATGGTTTGGCCACCCAGGGGCTATTTGTCCATGTGCCCCCTCTGACGGCGGAGACGCGATCGGCCATCGTTGGCGATTTCAGGACTGTCCTCGATCGCCTCGCCAGAGGTGCTGACGACGGGGGCTGA
- the phnD gene encoding phosphate/phosphite/phosphonate ABC transporter substrate-binding protein has translation MDSILPSPCRFPGRSLWVLVLLLLPSLGGCQSVSTSTPATSPTTDPATGITFGILSTESAEIQKPLWDPLLAAMATAIDQPVQGFYADQYSDLVAGLRSGEVQVAWLGGKAYIEAAQVAGTEAFAITVATDGAKGYTAHLIARNDQPWLAEAQAVGGDRYVLDHAAELTFAFNDPTSTSGFLVPNYYIFTRNGVKASDIFKAVRFEGDHEATALAVASGSVDVATNNSEALDRLAKSHPDAFSQLATLWISTLIPGDPIAYSSTLEEPVKEAVRTFFYQYKDEAVLTPLDWSGFEPATDDLWDPIRVLDLSQRLEEVSNNNQIEAAEKAKIIGELQQQLDLLNAKDKS, from the coding sequence ATGGATTCCATTCTGCCTTCCCCATGCCGATTCCCAGGCCGATCGCTCTGGGTTCTGGTTCTGCTGTTGCTGCCCTCCTTGGGGGGGTGTCAGTCTGTTTCCACGTCCACGCCCGCCACGTCCCCCACCACGGACCCCGCCACGGGTATCACCTTTGGCATTCTTTCCACGGAGTCCGCAGAAATCCAAAAACCCCTCTGGGATCCCCTGTTGGCGGCCATGGCCACGGCGATCGATCAGCCGGTGCAGGGGTTCTATGCCGACCAATATTCGGATTTGGTGGCGGGGTTGCGATCGGGCGAAGTCCAGGTGGCGTGGTTGGGGGGCAAAGCTTACATTGAAGCGGCCCAGGTGGCGGGTACCGAAGCCTTTGCCATCACAGTGGCCACCGATGGCGCTAAGGGCTACACGGCCCATTTAATCGCCCGCAACGATCAGCCTTGGCTAGCGGAGGCCCAAGCGGTGGGGGGCGATCGCTATGTCTTAGACCATGCGGCAGAGTTAACCTTTGCCTTCAATGACCCCACATCCACCTCTGGATTTCTGGTGCCCAATTACTATATTTTTACCCGCAATGGGGTGAAGGCCAGTGATATTTTCAAGGCGGTGCGCTTTGAGGGGGATCACGAGGCGACGGCTCTGGCGGTGGCTTCTGGGTCGGTGGATGTGGCGACCAATAACAGCGAAGCCCTCGATCGCTTGGCCAAAAGTCACCCGGACGCTTTTAGTCAACTGGCGACCCTCTGGATTTCGACTCTGATCCCTGGGGATCCCATTGCCTACAGCAGCACTCTGGAGGAGCCGGTGAAGGAGGCTGTGCGGACGTTTTTCTATCAGTACAAGGATGAGGCGGTTTTAACGCCGTTGGATTGGTCTGGGTTTGAGCCGGCGACGGATGATCTCTGGGATCCGATTCGGGTCTTGGATCTAAGCCAGCGCCTGGAGGAAGTGAGCAATAATAACCAGATTGAGGCGGCGGAAAAAGCCAAAATCATCGGAGAACTACAGCAACAGTTGGATTTGTTGAATGCTAAAGACAAATCTTGA
- a CDS encoding dioxygenase family protein has protein sequence MVSPERPSSPQFSRPDRRHFLFKRRHLLKTGLGVALGFISSTCLARSQPPQSLNAPPPSPGPDPLDPPPSPPTPSPPTLTPQAQATPALPASATPAQTAGPFYPNPLPLEKDGDLTRLAGQDGGASGAVIYVGGQVRTLAGQPVADALVEIWQTNTWGRYHHPRDPNTAPLDPNFQGFGQVRTDAQGFYEFKTIRPAAYSMGGNSWRTPHIHLKVSGGNVQGQRVPSLTTQLYFAGEPLNDRDGVLQSLSPADQALVVMVLTPGQGSDQPGSQRGRCDLVLPGMGVG, from the coding sequence ATGGTGTCCCCAGAACGCCCATCTAGTCCCCAGTTTTCCCGCCCCGATCGCCGCCACTTCCTGTTTAAACGCCGTCACCTCCTGAAAACGGGCCTAGGGGTTGCCCTGGGCTTCATCAGCAGCACCTGTTTAGCCCGCTCCCAACCCCCCCAATCCCTCAACGCCCCACCCCCTAGCCCCGGTCCCGATCCCCTGGATCCTCCCCCCAGTCCCCCGACCCCCAGTCCCCCGACCCTAACCCCCCAGGCCCAGGCCACCCCGGCCCTGCCCGCCAGCGCCACCCCCGCCCAAACCGCCGGACCCTTTTACCCCAACCCCTTGCCCCTGGAAAAAGATGGGGACTTAACGCGCCTTGCGGGGCAGGATGGCGGAGCCAGCGGGGCGGTGATCTATGTGGGGGGCCAAGTGCGCACCCTGGCGGGGCAACCCGTGGCCGATGCCCTCGTGGAAATCTGGCAAACCAACACCTGGGGCCGCTATCACCATCCCAGGGATCCCAACACCGCCCCCCTAGATCCCAACTTCCAAGGCTTTGGCCAGGTGCGCACCGATGCCCAGGGCTTTTATGAGTTCAAAACCATTCGCCCCGCCGCCTACTCCATGGGGGGGAATTCCTGGCGCACGCCCCATATTCACCTCAAGGTTAGTGGGGGCAACGTACAGGGCCAACGGGTGCCCTCCCTCACCACCCAGCTCTATTTTGCGGGGGAACCCCTCAATGACCGGGATGGAGTCTTGCAGTCCCTATCCCCCGCTGATCAAGCTTTGGTGGTGATGGTTCTGACTCCTGGCCAAGGCAGCGATCAGCCTGGATCCCAGCGGGGACGGTGTGATCTTGTGTTACCAGGAATGGGGGTAGGATAG
- a CDS encoding cobyrinate a,c-diamide synthase — protein sequence MALIIAGERSGVGKTTITLALLAALCRVQGEAEAASTPLGHLRAVNREMAVNPDGLLPQTADPALPPGLTRGKAPSPGSPDAALPPVGSQFGLVQAFKVGPDYIDPMFHTAVTGRPCRNLDPVLTSEDYVRSCFDYHSQSAPYSLIEGVMGLFDGVETPPAVRHGDRPYQLPDYGSTAHIARLLNVPVVLVLDCSHLSGSVAAIVQGYRSFDPLLHLAGVVLNRVGSDRHLRLLTLALETIQMPILGVLRRQGDIAIPDRHLGLVPAGELTHLDRVLDCLAHLGRTCFDWHQLQPLLSPQRPMTCPWPERRRPVTPPETPVRLAVAQDAAFNFYYADNLDLLQVLGAELVPWSPLQDRQLPPGVQGLYLGGGFPELFATALADNQAMKEAVRSAIAQGMPTYGECGGLMYLCETLVDLEGVSHAMVGVIPGTVSMAKRLTLGYRRAIALADGPVVCRGQTVWGHEFHRSQWQPLARRKPASAQQNEGLEVEIATWTEITPGNPPPILDLAEGSGDGSADGLGDRTLFQIQALGDLFPPPGHIAPSQPEGWHSPHLHGSYVHLHWGARPELAQRFIDRCRPFQPLP from the coding sequence ATGGCGCTGATCATTGCGGGGGAGCGCAGTGGGGTGGGCAAAACCACCATCACCCTGGCGCTGCTGGCGGCTCTTTGTCGGGTTCAGGGGGAGGCTGAGGCTGCATCCACACCGTTAGGGCATCTAAGGGCGGTAAATCGAGAGATGGCGGTCAATCCAGATGGGTTACTGCCCCAAACCGCTGATCCAGCGTTACCACCGGGCTTGACCAGGGGCAAGGCTCCATCTCCCGGATCCCCGGATGCCGCACTGCCACCGGTGGGTTCTCAGTTTGGGCTAGTGCAAGCCTTTAAGGTGGGTCCCGACTATATCGATCCCATGTTCCACACTGCGGTGACCGGTCGCCCTTGCCGCAACTTGGATCCGGTGCTGACCAGCGAAGACTATGTGCGATCGTGCTTTGACTACCACAGCCAGTCCGCCCCCTATAGTTTGATTGAAGGGGTGATGGGGTTGTTTGATGGGGTGGAAACGCCCCCGGCAGTGCGGCACGGCGATCGCCCCTACCAATTACCCGACTATGGCAGCACGGCCCACATTGCTCGTCTCCTCAATGTGCCAGTGGTTTTGGTGCTGGACTGTAGCCACCTGTCGGGTTCTGTTGCCGCCATTGTCCAGGGTTATCGCAGTTTTGACCCCCTGTTGCATTTGGCGGGGGTGGTGCTGAACCGGGTGGGCAGCGATCGCCATCTGCGCCTGTTGACCCTGGCCTTGGAGACCATCCAAATGCCCATTTTGGGAGTGCTGCGTCGCCAAGGGGATATTGCGATTCCCGATCGCCATTTGGGACTGGTGCCCGCTGGGGAACTGACCCACCTCGATCGGGTGCTGGACTGCCTCGCCCACCTGGGGCGCACCTGCTTCGACTGGCATCAGCTACAGCCCCTCCTCAGCCCCCAGCGCCCCATGACCTGCCCCTGGCCGGAACGGCGGCGACCCGTCACGCCCCCAGAGACCCCGGTGCGCCTTGCGGTGGCTCAGGATGCCGCCTTTAACTTTTACTATGCCGATAACCTAGACCTGCTCCAGGTGTTGGGGGCGGAGTTGGTGCCCTGGAGTCCGTTGCAGGATCGCCAGTTACCGCCGGGGGTGCAGGGGTTGTATTTGGGGGGTGGGTTTCCAGAACTGTTTGCCACTGCTTTGGCTGATAATCAGGCCATGAAGGAGGCGGTGCGATCGGCCATTGCCCAGGGAATGCCCACCTATGGGGAATGTGGGGGGCTGATGTACCTGTGCGAAACTTTGGTGGATCTGGAGGGGGTGAGCCATGCCATGGTGGGGGTGATTCCGGGTACGGTGTCCATGGCTAAGCGGTTGACGTTGGGTTATCGACGGGCGATCGCCCTAGCCGATGGACCGGTGGTCTGTCGAGGTCAGACGGTGTGGGGCCATGAGTTCCACCGATCGCAGTGGCAACCCTTGGCACGGCGCAAGCCAGCATCAGCGCAACAAAACGAAGGTTTAGAGGTTGAAATAGCGACTTGGACTGAGATAACCCCCGGAAATCCTCCCCCTATTCTAGATTTGGCAGAGGGATCAGGCGATGGATCAGCAGATGGATTGGGCGATCGAACCCTGTTCCAAATCCAAGCCCTGGGGGATCTGTTCCCGCCCCCCGGCCACATCGCCCCCAGTCAACCGGAAGGCTGGCACAGCCCCCACCTCCATGGTTCCTATGTCCACCTCCACTGGGGCGCAAGGCCGGAGTTGGCCCAGCGCTTTATCGATCGCTGTCGCCCCTTTCAGCCCCTACCCTAG
- a CDS encoding AAA family ATPase → MTHWFNTAGPCKANLHYMVPTGDRLPNLKRLIAQENYFVIHAPRQTGKTTAMLTLAQELTASGDYTAVLLSLEVGAVFSQDPGAAENAILDAWKGAARSRLPQDLQPPPWPDAPPGRRLGSALQTWAEISSRPLIIFLDEIDALANQTLISVLRQLRDGYPSRPQGFPQSVALIGMRDVRDYKVASGGSDRLHTASPFNIKVRSFTLSNFSLEDVRNLYQQHTIATGQPFTPEAIELAHYLTQGQPWLVNALAKEITEYLAEDPAIPITAALVHQAKEILIQRQDTHLDSLAERLREDRVKAIIQPILAGQDLPNLPDDDLRYVLDLGLCCQTPQRGLEIANAIYREVLPRVLASTTISSLGIIEPRWLTPAGELDSQQLLSAFLEFWRQHGEPLFKSTPYPEIAPHLVLMAFLHRVINGGGTVEREYAIGSGRIDLCVRYGAVTLALELKVWRQGRPDPVGEGLKQLDHYLAGLGLETGWLVIFDRREGLLPLADRTTTAEAVSPGGRTVTVIRG, encoded by the coding sequence ATGACCCACTGGTTCAACACCGCCGGACCCTGCAAGGCCAACCTGCACTACATGGTGCCCACGGGCGATCGGCTCCCCAACCTCAAACGCCTCATTGCCCAGGAAAACTACTTCGTCATCCATGCCCCCCGCCAAACCGGCAAAACCACGGCCATGCTCACCCTGGCCCAGGAATTGACCGCCAGCGGCGACTATACTGCTGTTCTCTTGTCCTTGGAAGTGGGGGCGGTTTTCTCCCAGGATCCGGGAGCCGCAGAAAACGCCATCTTAGACGCTTGGAAAGGAGCCGCCCGTTCCCGCTTACCCCAGGACTTGCAACCCCCCCCTTGGCCCGATGCCCCCCCAGGTCGTCGCCTTGGGTCGGCCCTGCAAACCTGGGCAGAAATCTCCTCCCGCCCCTTAATTATCTTCCTCGATGAAATTGATGCCCTCGCCAATCAAACCTTGATTTCGGTCTTGCGCCAACTGCGCGATGGTTATCCCAGTCGGCCCCAAGGGTTCCCCCAAAGTGTTGCCTTAATTGGAATGCGGGATGTGCGGGATTATAAAGTCGCCTCCGGGGGCAGCGATCGCCTCCACACTGCCAGCCCGTTTAACATTAAGGTGCGATCGTTTACCCTCAGTAATTTCAGCCTAGAGGATGTCAGAAACCTCTATCAACAACATACGATCGCCACGGGACAACCCTTCACTCCGGAGGCGATCGAACTGGCCCATTACTTAACCCAAGGCCAACCCTGGTTAGTCAATGCCTTAGCCAAGGAAATCACAGAATATTTAGCCGAAGATCCCGCTATTCCCATTACGGCGGCTTTGGTTCACCAAGCCAAAGAAATTTTAATCCAGCGCCAAGATACCCACTTGGATAGCTTGGCGGAACGACTGCGGGAAGATCGGGTTAAGGCCATTATTCAGCCGATTTTGGCAGGGCAGGATTTACCCAATCTGCCGGATGATGACCTGCGTTATGTGCTGGATCTGGGTCTTTGTTGCCAAACGCCCCAACGGGGACTGGAAATAGCCAATGCCATTTACCGGGAGGTCTTACCCAGGGTTTTAGCCTCTACGACCATCTCCTCTTTAGGCATCATTGAACCCCGTTGGTTAACCCCCGCAGGAGAACTAGATAGTCAGCAATTATTGTCGGCATTTTTGGAGTTTTGGCGGCAACATGGAGAGCCATTATTCAAAAGTACACCCTACCCAGAAATTGCGCCCCATTTGGTCTTAATGGCCTTTTTACATCGGGTGATTAACGGGGGAGGGACGGTGGAGCGGGAATATGCCATCGGTTCGGGGCGCATAGATTTATGTGTGCGCTATGGGGCGGTGACCTTGGCCCTGGAATTAAAGGTGTGGCGACAGGGCCGACCGGATCCCGTGGGGGAAGGCTTAAAGCAGTTGGATCACTATTTGGCAGGGTTGGGGTTGGAGACGGGGTGGTTGGTGATTTTCGATCGGCGGGAGGGATTATTGCCCTTGGCCGATCGCACGACCACAGCAGAAGCCGTCAGTCCGGGGGGGCGAACCGTTACCGTGATTCGAGGCTAA
- a CDS encoding RtcB family protein, which translates to MPYQELTFAQAAPVLTWANHDLGYAETAMAKNVASLPFVYKHVALMPDVHLGKGALVGSVIATQDAIIPAAVGVDIGCGMGAMQLPFKADRLEGKLKKIRQDIEAAIPVGFNQNKDVAKEVYNWQGWQDFKALHPGVQHLDTKAMAQLGSLGGGNHFIEVCLDTENNVWLMLHSGSRNIGNMLAQNHIKTARHLSKLAEIKLPDPDLAHFVAHTPEFDRYWHDLQWAQDYARMNREVMMGRFKAIVEQHLGGGKVTKPLLSVNCHHNYAEQETHYGESVYVTRKGAVRAQTNDYGIIPGSMGAKSYIVKGKGNAASYCSCSHGAGRAMSRTKAKKAFSLDDLIAQTEGVECRKDWGVLDEIPGAYKSIETVMANQADLVEVVATLKQVVCVKG; encoded by the coding sequence ATGCCTTACCAAGAACTGACCTTTGCCCAAGCCGCCCCTGTCCTCACCTGGGCCAACCACGACCTGGGTTATGCCGAAACCGCCATGGCCAAAAACGTGGCCTCCCTGCCCTTTGTCTATAAACATGTGGCCCTGATGCCTGATGTGCACCTGGGCAAAGGAGCCTTAGTGGGATCCGTCATCGCCACCCAAGATGCCATCATCCCAGCAGCGGTGGGGGTAGACATTGGCTGCGGCATGGGAGCCATGCAACTTCCCTTTAAGGCCGATCGCCTAGAGGGCAAACTCAAAAAGATTCGCCAAGACATCGAAGCCGCCATCCCCGTGGGCTTCAACCAAAACAAAGACGTAGCCAAGGAGGTATACAACTGGCAGGGTTGGCAGGACTTCAAAGCCCTCCATCCCGGCGTGCAACATCTGGATACTAAAGCCATGGCCCAGTTGGGATCCCTGGGTGGCGGCAACCACTTCATTGAGGTCTGCTTAGACACCGAGAATAACGTCTGGCTCATGCTCCACTCCGGTTCCCGCAATATTGGCAATATGTTGGCGCAGAACCACATCAAAACAGCCCGCCATTTAAGCAAATTAGCGGAAATCAAACTGCCGGATCCCGATTTAGCTCATTTTGTGGCCCATACTCCGGAGTTCGATCGCTACTGGCATGATCTGCAATGGGCACAGGACTATGCCCGCATGAACCGGGAGGTGATGATGGGCCGGTTCAAGGCCATTGTGGAGCAACATCTGGGGGGCGGCAAGGTCACTAAACCCCTGCTGTCGGTGAACTGTCACCACAACTATGCTGAGCAGGAAACCCACTACGGCGAGTCGGTCTATGTCACCCGCAAGGGGGCTGTCCGCGCCCAAACCAACGATTACGGCATTATCCCCGGTTCCATGGGAGCTAAGTCCTATATCGTCAAGGGCAAGGGCAACGCCGCCAGCTACTGCTCCTGTAGCCACGGAGCCGGTCGCGCCATGTCCCGCACCAAAGCCAAGAAAGCCTTCAGCCTTGATGACCTGATCGCCCAAACGGAGGGGGTGGAGTGCCGCAAGGATTGGGGGGTGTTGGATGAAATTCCGGGGGCTTATAAGTCGATCGAAACGGTGATGGCCAATCAAGCGGATCTGGTGGAGGTGGTCGCAACCCTGAAACAGGTGGTCTGCGTGAAAGGCTAG
- the truB gene encoding tRNA pseudouridine(55) synthase TruB: MDGFLNLHKSPGWTSHDCVAKVRRLVRQKKVGHGGTLDPAATGVLPIALGRATRLLQYLPGTKAYRGVIRFGLTTSTDDLEGAILSQQTAENLSLDMVLENLNQFKGIIDQIPPRYSAIQVEGQRLYDLARNNQDFTVPQRQVEVMDVGVVQWQGGEFPELTLDIRCGAGTYIRSIARDLGAALGVGGTLAALTRTASAGMTLADSLDLDTLAAQLEADTFQPLAPETLLHGIPVLTLTPQQGIDWGHGKRLGWESLAEGEANPPEPGTVFRLKDSDGEFRGIGEVQVSELGTCLKPKLVF; the protein is encoded by the coding sequence ATGGACGGCTTTTTAAATCTCCATAAATCCCCTGGCTGGACCTCCCACGACTGCGTGGCCAAAGTGCGCCGCCTTGTGCGCCAGAAAAAAGTGGGCCATGGGGGCACCCTGGATCCAGCAGCCACAGGAGTCCTGCCCATTGCCCTGGGGCGAGCCACCCGCCTCTTGCAATACCTACCCGGCACCAAAGCCTATCGGGGAGTCATTCGCTTTGGCCTGACCACCAGCACCGATGACCTGGAAGGGGCAATCCTCAGCCAACAAACAGCAGAGAATTTAAGCCTAGATATGGTTTTAGAAAATCTAAATCAATTTAAGGGCATTATTGACCAAATCCCCCCTCGCTATAGTGCCATTCAGGTGGAGGGGCAACGACTCTATGATTTAGCCCGGAACAACCAAGACTTTACCGTGCCCCAGCGGCAGGTGGAGGTGATGGATGTCGGGGTGGTGCAGTGGCAGGGGGGAGAGTTTCCGGAATTAACCCTCGATATTCGCTGCGGCGCGGGGACTTATATTCGATCGATCGCCCGCGACTTAGGAGCAGCCCTAGGGGTGGGGGGCACCCTGGCGGCTTTGACCCGCACCGCCAGCGCAGGCATGACCTTGGCCGATAGTCTAGACCTGGACACCTTGGCAGCTCAACTGGAAGCCGACACCTTTCAGCCCTTAGCCCCGGAAACCCTGCTGCATGGGATACCAGTTCTGACCTTAACTCCCCAGCAGGGGATAGATTGGGGCCATGGGAAACGGTTAGGGTGGGAGAGTTTGGCCGAGGGGGAAGCCAATCCCCCGGAACCGGGCACCGTCTTTCGCCTCAAGGATTCCGACGGGGAATTTCGGGGCATTGGGGAGGTACAGGTGTCGGAGTTGGGCACCTGTCTCAAGCCAAAATTGGTGTTTTAG
- a CDS encoding CHAT domain-containing protein produces the protein MQLTPLLLLSLSLSLPIGPALSRDSPLAPTSPVPTSSTPALTLSSPSPDRGLGLYQAGQYRPAIDHWQQQLSNAYPRDQASLHLNIGHAQIQLGLWQAAAASLNTSQTLLQALPPGPDRTFLQARTHQGQGHLAYAQGHLEQAQTDFANATQAYRSIGDLPGQYQSQLNHAKVLHSQGYTLQAEQQLEDLAQGLGNQAPSGLTAETWRELGNLRQFTQGLEQAQADLAKSWAIASQLQDSPQLALTAFDQGNLLYKQWLQDYGSNQTESLQTKAEAAYKQALTHSHDPGLHLQVWVNRWYFQSRNPRLTDSEAADLRQSVEAAFAAAPRDRASLRARISDTLSLLDWQQAHRIEPNFPDLAQRLAEAITGARQLQDKATESYGLGHLATLYRQTQDLDTALNLTQQALTLAQTLNATEILYRWQWQQGQILQDLGQLPEAEKAYEAAIASLELLRADLASLQGETRFSFREEVEPVYREYMRLLLTRRPDVASSPDKPATVSQNNLIGARKAIESLQLAELVNFFQANCVSVQEVAADQIDPKAGIIYTILLEDRLEILLSQPNQEIYHASVPVQSLRVEHVAQDMILRLRTSMSGFQKPSQALYDWLIRPLEATLSERDIERLVFVLDGSLRNIPMAVLHDGEQYLLEQYAIAVTPGLQLFEPTPLSDQVLTASLVGLSEARQGFTSLPNVALEIAAIEKELPATIFFNEDFQESVVAQQIIEKPTPIVHFATHGQFSSKAEDNFILTWDDKINIEELSQLLQGGFRKEGQAIELLVFSACETAAGDDRAVLGLAGLAVRSGARSTLATLWQVSDQGTAVFMAELYQQLAQRGVSKAEAVRRAQLAMIQDHGLTHPFYWAPFILVGNWL, from the coding sequence ATGCAACTCACCCCCTTACTGCTCCTCAGCCTGAGCCTGAGCCTCCCCATCGGTCCGGCCCTCAGCCGGGACTCTCCCCTTGCCCCAACCTCCCCAGTCCCCACATCCTCAACCCCAGCCCTAACGCTGTCTAGCCCCAGCCCCGATCGCGGCCTCGGCCTCTACCAAGCTGGTCAATACCGCCCCGCCATCGACCACTGGCAACAGCAACTCAGCAACGCCTACCCCCGCGACCAAGCCAGCCTCCACCTCAACATCGGCCACGCCCAAATCCAACTCGGTCTATGGCAAGCCGCCGCCGCTAGCCTCAACACCAGCCAGACCCTGCTCCAAGCCCTCCCCCCTGGCCCCGATCGCACCTTTCTCCAGGCCAGAACCCACCAAGGCCAAGGTCACCTTGCCTACGCCCAGGGCCATCTGGAGCAAGCCCAAACCGACTTTGCAAACGCTACCCAAGCCTACCGATCGATCGGCGACCTCCCAGGGCAATACCAAAGCCAACTCAACCACGCCAAAGTGCTCCACAGCCAAGGCTACACCCTCCAAGCTGAGCAACAACTAGAAGACCTGGCCCAAGGGCTAGGTAATCAAGCCCCCAGTGGCCTAACGGCAGAAACGTGGCGGGAACTGGGCAATTTACGGCAGTTTACCCAAGGGCTGGAACAGGCCCAAGCGGATCTGGCCAAAAGCTGGGCCATTGCCAGCCAACTGCAAGACTCCCCACAACTGGCCTTAACCGCATTTGACCAAGGCAACCTCCTCTATAAACAGTGGCTCCAAGACTACGGCTCAAATCAGACAGAATCCCTGCAAACTAAAGCAGAAGCCGCCTATAAACAGGCTTTAACGCACTCCCATGACCCCGGACTGCACCTGCAAGTTTGGGTCAACCGCTGGTACTTCCAATCCCGGAACCCCAGGTTGACAGACTCCGAAGCCGCAGACCTGCGCCAATCCGTAGAAGCCGCCTTTGCCGCTGCCCCCCGTGATCGGGCCAGCCTCCGCGCCCGCATCAGCGACACCCTCAGCCTCCTAGACTGGCAGCAAGCCCACCGCATTGAACCCAATTTCCCCGACCTAGCCCAGCGCCTTGCCGAAGCCATTACCGGTGCCCGACAGCTTCAGGACAAGGCTACGGAATCCTACGGCCTAGGTCATTTAGCCACGCTCTATCGCCAAACCCAAGACCTCGATACGGCCCTCAACCTCACCCAGCAGGCGCTCACCCTCGCCCAAACCCTCAACGCCACAGAAATCCTCTACCGCTGGCAGTGGCAGCAAGGGCAAATCCTCCAGGACTTGGGCCAGTTACCAGAGGCAGAAAAAGCCTATGAAGCTGCAATTGCCTCCCTGGAACTGCTCCGGGCTGATTTAGCCAGTCTCCAAGGGGAAACCCGCTTTTCCTTCCGCGAAGAAGTGGAACCCGTTTACCGCGAATATATGAGGCTTCTCCTCACTCGCCGCCCTGACGTAGCCTCCAGCCCAGACAAACCCGCCACTGTCAGCCAAAACAACTTAATTGGTGCCCGCAAAGCCATTGAATCGCTGCAACTGGCTGAACTGGTCAATTTCTTTCAAGCCAACTGCGTTTCGGTTCAGGAAGTCGCAGCGGACCAAATTGATCCCAAGGCGGGCATCATTTACACTATTTTGCTAGAGGATCGGCTGGAAATCCTGCTCAGTCAGCCGAATCAAGAGATTTATCATGCCAGTGTTCCAGTTCAATCCCTCCGAGTTGAACATGTTGCTCAAGATATGATCCTGCGCCTGCGCACCAGTATGAGTGGGTTCCAGAAACCCAGTCAGGCGTTGTATGACTGGTTAATCCGACCCCTTGAAGCGACCCTGAGTGAGCGAGATATTGAACGCTTAGTCTTTGTTTTAGACGGTTCCCTACGCAATATCCCCATGGCTGTCCTCCATGATGGGGAGCAGTACTTGTTAGAGCAGTATGCGATCGCAGTGACCCCAGGGCTTCAGTTATTTGAACCGACTCCACTCAGTGATCAAGTTTTAACGGCCTCACTGGTGGGACTGAGTGAAGCACGTCAGGGCTTTACCTCTCTGCCCAATGTAGCCCTAGAGATTGCTGCCATTGAGAAGGAACTGCCTGCCACTATCTTTTTTAATGAAGATTTTCAAGAAAGTGTAGTTGCTCAGCAAATTATAGAGAAACCCACCCCGATCGTTCACTTTGCCACCCATGGCCAGTTTAGTTCTAAGGCTGAAGATAATTTTATTTTGACCTGGGATGACAAAATCAATATCGAAGAACTGAGCCAATTACTCCAAGGCGGTTTTCGGAAAGAGGGGCAGGCGATCGAACTCTTGGTCTTCAGTGCCTGCGAAACGGCAGCCGGGGACGATCGGGCCGTTTTAGGACTGGCGGGTTTAGCGGTGCGCTCCGGTGCCCGTAGTACCTTAGCGACCCTGTGGCAAGTCAGTGATCAGGGCACGGCTGTGTTTATGGCGGAGCTTTACCAACAGTTGGCCCAGCGTGGAGTCTCCAAAGCTGAAGCAGTCCGTCGTGCGCAGTTGGCGATGATTCAAGACCATGGCTTGACCCATCCGTTTTATTGGGCACCCTTCATTCTCGTTGGTAACTGGCTTTAG